Part of the Deltaproteobacteria bacterium genome, TAGGGACCCTGGAAAGATTGGGGCTGGGATTGGTTCTGAGCATCTTTTTGGGCATGATGGTCGATCTTCTGTCCTGGGGCATGCCGGGAACGGCTATGATCTTATACCCGCTTATATTTTGGGTTTTCTTTTTTCTTGGAACCCGAACCGAAATAAGGTCCCCGGCCTTTGCCGTGACCGCAGTCCTGCTGTTTCAAATTTTCTATGGGTTTATAGGTCATCTTTTTCTATCTCTTTTCAGGGGATTGGAATTCAGTCGGACCCAGTTGTTGCTGGTTGTCGAACAAGCCCTCATCACCATGCTGGTCAGTCTGCCGGTGTTTTTTATTTTTAAAGCCATTTTTCGGAAAAAGCCCTCTTTGATTTGATGTCCCGATACACCTTTTTTGAAAAAGAAGAGCCAGCCGATCTCCCAAGACAATTTTTTATTGCCCTTTGTCTTATCATCGCGGTCTTTTTCGGCCTGGCAGGACGTTTATGGTATCTTCAAATCGCCAAGGGCCCTTATTTTAAAAAATTATCGGAAAACAACCGTATCCGGATCCTGAGCATTCCTCCGGCCCGGGGGATCATTTTTGACCGAAAAGGGATCAGGCTGGTAAATTCCCGGCCTTCTTTTAATCTGTATGTCATTCCCGACGATGTTAAAAACTGGGAGGTTCTCAAAGAACAGCTTTGCAAGCTTCTCGACTTGGAGCAAGAACAGGTTGAACAGCGTCTGGCCCAGAAAAAGATGAATCCGATCCACCCCATACCGATCAAATTGGATATAACCGAAGACGAATTGGGGCGCCTCGAGTCTTTTAAATATCTCATGCCCGGAGTCTATATCGAAGTCAGTCCTCAACGAAACTACCCCCTGGGACCGGTCGCTCCCCATGTGATCGGCTATCAGGGAGAGATCACCCCAAAACAGCTTAAAAGCGGTCAATATCCCGAAAACAAGATGGGGGATTTTATCGGCCAGTGGGGGTTGGAAAAGGAATGGCAGCAGGTCTTGGGGGGAAAAAAAGGGGGGCGGTTTCTGGAAGTGGACGCAACCGGACAGGAGGTCCAGTTGCTCAGTGTCCAGGAACCGCTATCCGGAAATAACCTGGAGACCAGCCTGGATTGGGATATTCAAAAAGTAATCCAGGAAGCCATGAAGGGGAAACCGGGGGCGGCTGTGGTACTTAAACCGGACACCGGAGAGGTCCTGGCCATGTATAGTTCCCCGGCCTTTGACCCTTCCTCGTTCACCCGGAAGCTCTCGACGATGGAGTGGAACGCCCTCTTTGCCGACCCCTATAAGCCTTTTCAAAACAGAGCCATTCAGGGGCAATATCCTCCGGGGTCGACCTATAAAATGGTTACCGCCCTGGCCGGATTGGAGGAGAAGGTAATTACTCCGGAAACCCCGTTTTATTGCAATGGGGCCTTGCCATTTGGAAAGCGGGTATTTCACTGTTGGCGGAAGGGGGGACATGGATCGGTCAATCTCCACAAGGCCATTGTCCAGTCCTGCGATGTCTATTTTTACAATGTGGGTATCCGGTTGGGTGTAGACCGGCTGGCCCGCTATGCCCATATGTTGGGGTTGGGGGAGCCGACAGGGATCTCCTTATATCCTGAAAAAGGGGGCCTTATCCCAACCGCTTTGTGGAAACTCGGGCGATACAAAACGGCCTGGCAGCCGGGGGAGACCCTGTCTCTGGCTATCGGGCAGGGCTATAATCTGACTACTCCCCTCCAGATGGCCTCCATCACCGCCACCATTGCC contains:
- the mrdA gene encoding penicillin-binding protein 2, with the protein product MSRYTFFEKEEPADLPRQFFIALCLIIAVFFGLAGRLWYLQIAKGPYFKKLSENNRIRILSIPPARGIIFDRKGIRLVNSRPSFNLYVIPDDVKNWEVLKEQLCKLLDLEQEQVEQRLAQKKMNPIHPIPIKLDITEDELGRLESFKYLMPGVYIEVSPQRNYPLGPVAPHVIGYQGEITPKQLKSGQYPENKMGDFIGQWGLEKEWQQVLGGKKGGRFLEVDATGQEVQLLSVQEPLSGNNLETSLDWDIQKVIQEAMKGKPGAAVVLKPDTGEVLAMYSSPAFDPSSFTRKLSTMEWNALFADPYKPFQNRAIQGQYPPGSTYKMVTALAGLEEKVITPETPFYCNGALPFGKRVFHCWRKGGHGSVNLHKAIVQSCDVYFYNVGIRLGVDRLARYAHMLGLGEPTGISLYPEKGGLIPTALWKLGRYKTAWQPGETLSLAIGQGYNLTTPLQMASITATIANGGKVFRPYLVKRIVSPEGRLIKAFVPQQVRQIPVNPEHLRLIRQAMAGVINEPGGTGGAARLVGLVAAGKTGTAQVVALGKRGGRDHAWFVAFAPLESPQLAMAILMEHGGHGGEAAAPVARKVLEAYFHLPPRVASPPAPQAQSEALVEEKNLD